In the genome of Coraliomargarita algicola, one region contains:
- a CDS encoding DHHA2 domain-containing protein, with product MPQLPPHYIAGHKQPDTDSVVAAEVLAWLYRANAEDSAEAIPVRLGPLNQQTSWLFEQAGRTPPILRESCLYTAEEIARPVPCIDRDTPLREALETMQRSFSDFVVVIDEAKHPIGIVSDRTPRTNYLLQCNIEDLIGTLLDFEHIISGLPLSQLNDTKQPKVHRLEVPLHKHSITGKWDQDSAIVIGDRDLLLNDIENNPPAAVILTGISDMRAQEITERLPCPVYLYRGSVISMMTRLPGCFPASEAMIEDFAAIDSHMREDEISRCIKKASGGLLVLDSNDCVIGSISAIDLLKLKRPKLSLVDHSERGQAIHGLGDAEIVEIIDHHRLGDVETIQPLSIDVRPLGSTASILYERIQEAGHDMPAEIAILLLGALLSDTLLLTSPTCTQSDKQRAQHLARIAGVELHSFGIEVLRQNDELADATADSLVSRDCKPFTFEGVHFLAAQIETVDMSTLTVARATELSQAFTRQVQQSGAAFGALMITDVLQSQSRIIIVSEDPHWQHIHLPEDLRQSEQPWLLDHFVSRKKQLIPLLLTNIRHAQ from the coding sequence ATGCCCCAACTGCCCCCCCATTATATTGCTGGTCACAAACAACCCGATACCGATTCAGTCGTCGCCGCCGAAGTCCTCGCTTGGCTTTATCGGGCCAATGCCGAGGACTCCGCGGAGGCGATCCCCGTGCGGCTAGGCCCCTTGAATCAACAAACCAGTTGGTTATTCGAACAGGCAGGCAGAACACCGCCGATACTGCGAGAGAGCTGCCTGTATACGGCGGAAGAAATCGCTCGTCCAGTTCCCTGTATCGACCGTGATACACCCTTACGCGAAGCATTGGAAACCATGCAGCGCAGTTTTAGTGATTTCGTCGTCGTGATTGATGAAGCGAAACATCCAATCGGGATTGTCAGCGATCGCACGCCGCGCACAAATTACTTACTTCAATGCAATATTGAGGACTTAATCGGGACCCTGCTAGACTTCGAACACATCATCAGTGGGCTGCCGCTCAGTCAATTAAACGACACAAAACAGCCCAAAGTTCACCGGCTGGAGGTGCCACTACACAAACATAGTATCACTGGCAAATGGGACCAAGACAGTGCCATTGTGATCGGCGACCGGGACCTCCTGTTAAATGACATCGAAAACAATCCGCCCGCAGCTGTGATCCTAACCGGAATTTCAGATATGCGGGCCCAGGAAATTACCGAACGCCTCCCCTGCCCGGTTTATCTCTATCGCGGCTCTGTCATCAGTATGATGACTCGTTTGCCGGGCTGTTTTCCTGCCTCGGAGGCGATGATTGAAGACTTCGCAGCAATCGATAGTCACATGCGAGAAGACGAGATTTCGCGCTGTATCAAGAAGGCCTCGGGCGGTTTATTGGTGTTGGATTCAAATGATTGTGTGATCGGAAGCATCTCCGCGATCGACCTGTTAAAACTCAAACGACCCAAGCTCAGCCTAGTCGATCACAGCGAACGCGGCCAGGCGATCCATGGCCTCGGCGATGCGGAAATCGTAGAGATCATCGATCATCACCGCCTCGGGGATGTGGAGACGATTCAGCCGCTCAGCATTGATGTCCGTCCACTCGGCTCGACCGCCTCCATTTTATATGAGCGTATCCAAGAGGCGGGACACGACATGCCAGCTGAGATCGCAATCCTCCTACTCGGGGCACTGTTATCGGATACACTGCTGTTGACATCGCCTACTTGCACCCAGTCGGACAAGCAGCGTGCCCAGCATTTAGCACGCATCGCAGGTGTTGAGCTCCATAGCTTTGGAATTGAAGTCTTGCGACAAAACGATGAATTGGCCGATGCCACCGCAGACTCCCTAGTTAGTCGCGACTGTAAACCCTTCACGTTCGAAGGCGTTCATTTCCTCGCGGCTCAGATAGAAACCGTCGACATGTCGACACTGACAGTCGCACGTGCGACGGAGTTGAGCCAAGCCTTTACACGGCAGGTCCAGCAATCGGGAGCTGCCTTTGGTGCATTAATGATTACGGATGTGTTGCAGAGCCAGAGTCGGATAATCATCGTCAGTGAAGATCCGCACTGGCAACATATTCACTTACCAGAAGACTTGCGGCAGAGTGAACAGCCTTGGCTACTGGATCATTTCGTTTCTCGTAAAAAACAACTCATTCCACTACTTTTAACCAATATCCGGCACGCTCAGTAA